A genomic segment from Juglans regia cultivar Chandler chromosome 14, Walnut 2.0, whole genome shotgun sequence encodes:
- the LOC109000587 gene encoding pentatricopeptide repeat-containing protein At1g03100, mitochondrial, protein MLSIRKIKHQITVNSSSALYLLLSASNSNMNRVFRCKSRAYWGCYSLCQFVSSSLTCLDSHTVVLGLLNSFTLRPKYSSTVAGRILVQARDPAKLTMDIQNAMDEGRFNDTWKLYEQHMQMEGFPRKSVVNKLLTSFAESLDVQWLEKAYGLVEQAFEEGKQTLFEKDPLVYLSYGLAKSGLPVPASTILRKLVEMEEYPPVSAWSAILAFMSQTAAGAYLAAEIILEMGYLFQDGRVDPRKKSNAPLISMKPNTTAVNIALAGCLLFGTTRKAEQLLDMIPRIGVKYETNLLIIMAHIYERNGRKEELKKLQRYIDEAHNLSDIQFRQFYNCLITCHLKFGDLDSASNMVLEMLRKAKEARNSLAAATLLYDTASSGKKSPPAEASGQSLSQKQSEGSENNRLIRYEEFSRDRNFLKLEAEAKQMLGTLLSKLQMQVELLTTECGVLQPTERIYAKLVKAFLEVDKTKDLAKFLIKAEKENSPVSSDSSALVHVINSCISLGWLDQAHDLLDEIRFAGIRTSSSIYSSLLKAYCKANRAGEVASLLRDARKAGIQLDSSCYEALMQSKVLQKDTQGALHLFQEMKEAKIPRAGHQEFEMLVKGCEEGGEGGLMAKLLQEIKGGQRIDSGVHDWNNVIHFFCKKRLMQDAEKALMKMRSLGHPPNAQTFHSMATGYAAIGGKYVEVTELWGEMKSLASSASMKFDQELLDSVLYTFVRGAFFVRANEVVEMMEKGNMFVDKYKYRTLFLKYHKTLYKGKAPKFQTEAQLKKREAALTFKKWVGLC, encoded by the coding sequence ATGCTATCTATAAGAAAGATTAAGCACCAGATTACTGTGAATTCCTCTTCTGCTTTATATCTCTTACTTTCTGCCAGCAATAGCAACATGAATCGAGTATTCAGATGCAAATCTCGTGCTTATTGGGGTTGCTATTCTCTCTGCCAGTTTGTTAGCTCCTCTTTGACCTGCTTGGACTCTCACACTGTTGTCTTGGGATTACTGAATAGCTTTACCCTTCGGCCCAAGTATTCATCAACAGTGGCTGGAAGAATTTTGGTCCAGGCTCGAGACCCAGCTAAACTAACTATGGATATACAAAATGCAATGGACGAGGGTAGATTTAATGACACATGGAAATTATATGAACAGCATATGCAGATGGAGGGTTTCCCTCGGAAATCTGTGGTGAACAAGCTTCTAACAAGTTTTGCAGAAAGCCTTGATGTTCAATGGCTTGAAAAGGCTTATGGATTAGTAGAACAGGCTTTCGAGGAAGGTAAACAGACCTTATTTGAAAAGGATCCACTTGTATATCTTTCTTATGGTCTTGCAAAGTCTGGATTACCAGTTCCTGCATCAACAATTTTAAGAAAGTTGGTAGAAATGGAAGAGTATCCCCCTGTTTCTGCTTGGTCTGCAATTTTGGCCTTCATGTCACAAACAGCTGCTGGTGCTTACCTTGCTGCTGAGATAATTCTTGAGATGGGTTACTTGTTTCAAGATGGGAGGGTGGATCCGCGTAAAAAGAGTAATGCACCTTTGATTTCTATGAAACCTAACACCACTGCTGTCAACATTGCTCTGGCAGGGTGTCTTTTGTTTGGTACGACTAGGAAAGCAGAGCAACTCCTTGACATGATACCTCGAATTGGTGTCAAATATGAGACAAACTTATTGATCATTATGGCCCATATATATGAGAGAAATGGACGAAAAGAAGAGCTGAAGAAGCTTCAAAGATATATTGATGAAGCTCATAACCTAAGTGATATTCAGTTTCGGCAGTTCTACAATTGTTTGATTACATGCCACTTAAAATTTGGTGATCTAGATTCTGCATCCAACATGGTTTTGGAAATGCTCCGAAAAGCAAAAGAAGCCAGAAATTCTCTTGCTGCAGCCACACTCTTATATGATACTGCTTCAAGTGGGAAAAAATCTCCGCCTGCTGAGGCTTCTGGGCAAAGTTTGAGTCAGAAGCAATCAGAGGGTTCAGAGAATAATAGATTAATTAGATATGAAGAGTTTTCTAGGGACAGGAATTTCCTAAAACTTGAAGCTGAAGCGAAGCAAATGCTTGGTACGTTGTTGTCTAAGTTGCAAATGCAAGTTGAATTGCTTACAACCGAATGTGGAGTTCTTCAACCAACTGAAAGAATTTATGCAAAACTGGTAAAGGCTTTTCTAGAAGTTGACAAGACCAAGGATTTGGCAAAATTCCTCATCAAGGCTGAGAAAGAAAATTCCCCAGTTTCCAGTGATAGCTCAGCCTTGGTTCATGTTATTAATTCATGCATTTCACTTGGGTGGTTAGATCAGGCACATGACCTTCTTGACGAGATTCGTTTTGCTGGGATAAGAACTAGCTCTTCCATATATTCCTCTCTCTTGAAAGCGTATTGCAAGGCAAACCGAGCAGGAGAGGTGGCATCGCTTTTACGAGATGCTCGTAAGGCTGGCATCCAGCTAGATTCCAGCTGTTATGAGGCGCTTATGCAATCCAAAGTGCTTCAGAAAGATACACAGGGTGCCCTCCATCTATTCCAAGAGATGAAAGAGGCTAAAATACCACGAGCTGGCCATCAAGAGTTTGAGATGCTAGTTAAGGGATGTGAGGAGGGTGGTGAGGGAGGGTTGATGGCGAAGCTCTTGCAGGAAATTAAGGGCGGGCAGAGAATTGATAGCGGAGTGCATGATTGGAACAATGTAATCCACTTTTTTTGCAAGAAGAGATTGATGCAAGATGCTGAGAAGGCTCTTATGAAGATGAGGAGTCTGGGGCATCCCCCCAATGCTCAAACTTTTCATTCCATGGCTACTGGGTATGCAGCTATTGGGGGAAAATATGTGGAGGTGACAGAGTTGTGGGGTGAGATGAAGAGTCTTGCCTCTTCTGCATCAATGAAGTTTGATCAAGAACTTCTGGATTCTGTGCTATATACATTTGTTAGGGGTGCATTTTTTGTTCGAGCAAATGAAGTTGTGGAGATGATGGAAAAAGGAAACATGTTTGTTGACAAGTACAAATACCGAACTCTCTTCTTGAAGTACCATAAAACACTTTATAAGGGCAAGGCTCCTAAATTCCAGACAGAAGCTCAactgaaaaagagagaagcagcATTGACTTTTAAGAAGTGGGTGGGCTTGTGCTGA